Proteins from one Comamonas flocculans genomic window:
- a CDS encoding PLP-dependent aminotransferase family protein, with translation MSFASRLDQVETSAIRELFKLLGKPGIISFAGGFPDSAMFDVEGIREATQRALSEEPGSALQYGATEGYPALREQLAGYMALRGAQGIQPEDLIVTTGSQQALDLVGKTLIDPGDKVIVEGPTFLATIQCFRLYGAELVSAPIDADGVQVDRLEQLIAEHRPRLVYLIPTFGNPSGATLSLQRRKRILELAVEHQTLIVEDDPYGALYFDAPPPASLLALSAQVPGSRELLVHCGSLSKVLSPGLRVGWMIAPPALLAKATMCKQFSDAHTSTFAQATAAQYLRAGRMPATLERVRAVYAQRARTMGEALRAELGGAIDFVQPHGGLFIWARLTGAGGKLADGSAFARKAIEQGVAFVPGAPFYCAHPDPATLRLSFATADEARIREGVARLGRALDA, from the coding sequence ATTTCCTTCGCCAGCCGCCTCGACCAGGTGGAAACCTCCGCCATCCGCGAACTCTTCAAGCTGCTGGGCAAGCCCGGCATCATCAGCTTTGCCGGCGGCTTTCCGGACAGTGCGATGTTCGACGTTGAAGGCATCCGCGAAGCCACGCAGCGGGCGCTGAGCGAGGAGCCCGGCAGCGCCCTGCAGTATGGCGCCACCGAGGGCTACCCGGCGCTGCGCGAACAGCTGGCCGGCTACATGGCGCTGCGGGGTGCACAGGGCATCCAGCCCGAAGACCTGATCGTCACCACCGGCAGCCAGCAGGCGCTGGACCTGGTGGGCAAGACGCTGATCGATCCAGGCGACAAGGTGATCGTCGAAGGCCCCACTTTTCTTGCAACCATCCAGTGCTTTCGCCTTTACGGCGCCGAGCTTGTCAGCGCTCCCATCGACGCCGACGGCGTGCAGGTCGATCGCCTGGAGCAACTGATTGCCGAACACCGGCCGCGCCTCGTCTACCTGATTCCGACCTTCGGCAACCCCAGTGGCGCGACGCTGAGCCTGCAGCGGCGCAAGCGCATCCTGGAGCTTGCGGTCGAGCACCAGACGCTGATCGTCGAGGACGACCCCTACGGCGCGCTGTACTTTGACGCCCCGCCGCCCGCGAGCCTGCTGGCGCTGTCGGCCCAGGTGCCGGGCAGCCGCGAATTGCTGGTGCATTGCGGCTCCTTGAGCAAGGTGCTCTCGCCGGGCCTGCGCGTGGGCTGGATGATTGCCCCGCCCGCGCTGCTGGCCAAGGCCACGATGTGCAAACAGTTCAGCGATGCGCACACCAGCACCTTTGCGCAGGCGACGGCCGCGCAATACCTCAGGGCCGGGCGCATGCCGGCGACGCTGGAGCGCGTGCGCGCTGTTTATGCGCAGCGCGCCCGCACCATGGGCGAGGCCCTGCGCGCGGAGCTGGGCGGGGCCATCGACTTCGTGCAGCCGCATGGCGGCCTGTTCATCTGGGCACGCCTGACCGGTGCCGGCGGCAAGCTGGCCGACGGCAGTGCGTTTGCCCGCAAGGCGATCGAGCAGGGCGTGGCCTTCGTGCCCGGCGCGCCTTTCTACTGCGCCCATCCGGATCCGGCGACGCTGCGGCTGTCGTTTGCCACCGCCGATGAGGCAAGGATCCGCGAAGGCGTCGCGCGCCTGGGCCGTGCGCTGGACGCCTGA
- the nth gene encoding endonuclease III → MNQASIQAFFATLKAANPHPVTELQYTNVFELLAAVLLSAQATDVGVNKATRRLFPVANTPAAIVALGLPRLEDYLRTIGLYRTKAKNLMQTCQLLLERHGGRVPRTREALEALPGVGRKTANVVLNVAFGEPTMAVDTHIFRVSNRTGLAPGKTPLAVELKLLSRVPPEYLPDAHHWLILHGRYVCQARLPRCWECSVAPWCDYRPKSIAPQARANQTTS, encoded by the coding sequence ATGAACCAGGCATCGATACAGGCATTCTTTGCCACGCTCAAGGCGGCCAACCCCCACCCCGTGACCGAGCTGCAATACACCAACGTGTTCGAGCTGCTGGCCGCCGTGCTGCTGTCGGCGCAGGCGACCGACGTGGGCGTGAACAAGGCCACGCGCCGGCTCTTTCCGGTGGCCAACACGCCGGCGGCCATCGTGGCGCTGGGCCTGCCGAGGCTTGAAGACTACCTGCGCACCATAGGGCTGTATCGCACCAAGGCGAAGAATTTGATGCAGACCTGCCAGCTCCTGCTCGAGCGCCATGGCGGGCGGGTGCCGCGCACGCGCGAAGCCCTGGAGGCGCTGCCGGGCGTGGGGCGCAAGACGGCCAACGTGGTGCTCAACGTGGCCTTCGGCGAGCCCACGATGGCGGTGGACACGCACATCTTTCGCGTCAGCAACCGCACCGGCCTCGCGCCCGGCAAGACGCCCCTGGCCGTGGAGCTCAAGCTGCTCAGCCGCGTGCCGCCCGAATACCTGCCCGACGCGCACCATTGGCTGATCCTGCATGGCCGCTACGTCTGCCAGGCCCGCTTGCCGCGCTGCTGGGAATGCAGCGTCGCGCCTTGGTGCGACTACCGGCCCAAGAGCATCGCGCCACAGGCGCGGGCGAATCAGACGACAAGCTGA
- the gshA gene encoding glutamate--cysteine ligase, producing the protein MSTLQARIAALGAERLRGMRRGIEKEGLRVLPSGQLALTPHPGALGAALTHPSITTDYSESLLELITRPHASVQDCAAELAELHQAVEQVLARQVEPEILWNASMPCRLPPDETIPLGRYGSSNIGRAKSVYRMGLGHRYGRRMQTIAGIHYNWSLPGVGTDEYFGLIRNFRRHSFVLLYLFGASPALAPCFVRGREHGLQPLGDGRRGMGLPHATSLRMGRLGYQSDAQASLAVSYNGLQGFAASLYDALTQPYPAYEAMGVRSLGGDYNQLGTSLLQIENEFYGTIRAKRTVRSGERPLHALRERGVEYVEVRLMDINPLVPTGISMQAMRVLDVFLLHCLLSDSPPDTPEEISALKHNQHLTAERGREPGLRLSRGQEQPMLVDWAAQVLDECVPIADRLDALLDTAEYGLALNEARALLQRPEATPSARVLAEITGLHDNDYIAFATTRSLTARQMLLSSPWTRAQEQHYCQLASDSFVRQRAMEEADTLNFEDWLVRYMAEDQLVV; encoded by the coding sequence ATGAGCACATTGCAAGCGCGCATTGCGGCGCTGGGCGCCGAGCGCCTGCGCGGCATGCGCCGGGGCATAGAAAAAGAAGGTCTGCGCGTGCTGCCCAGCGGCCAGCTGGCGCTCACGCCGCACCCGGGCGCGCTGGGTGCGGCGCTCACGCACCCGAGCATCACCACGGACTACAGCGAATCGCTGCTGGAACTCATCACCCGGCCCCATGCGAGCGTGCAGGACTGCGCCGCCGAGCTGGCCGAGCTGCACCAGGCGGTGGAGCAGGTGCTGGCGCGCCAGGTTGAGCCCGAAATCCTCTGGAACGCCAGCATGCCGTGTCGCCTGCCGCCCGACGAGACCATCCCGCTGGGGCGCTATGGCTCATCCAACATCGGGCGCGCCAAGAGCGTCTACCGCATGGGCCTGGGCCATCGCTACGGTCGGCGCATGCAGACCATTGCGGGCATCCACTACAACTGGTCGCTGCCGGGTGTGGGCACGGATGAGTATTTCGGCCTGATCCGCAACTTCCGCCGCCATTCCTTCGTGCTGCTGTACCTGTTTGGCGCATCGCCCGCGCTTGCGCCCTGCTTCGTGCGCGGGCGCGAGCACGGCCTGCAGCCGCTGGGCGACGGCAGGCGGGGCATGGGCCTGCCGCATGCGACCTCGCTGCGCATGGGGCGCCTGGGCTACCAGAGCGATGCCCAGGCGAGTCTGGCGGTGAGCTACAACGGCCTGCAGGGCTTTGCCGCGTCGCTCTACGACGCGCTGACCCAGCCCTATCCGGCCTATGAGGCCATGGGCGTGCGCAGCCTCGGGGGCGACTACAACCAGCTGGGCACCAGCCTGCTGCAGATCGAGAACGAGTTCTACGGCACGATACGCGCCAAGCGCACGGTGCGCAGCGGCGAACGTCCGCTGCATGCGCTGCGTGAGCGCGGCGTCGAGTACGTGGAAGTGCGCCTGATGGACATCAACCCGCTGGTGCCCACCGGCATCAGCATGCAGGCCATGCGCGTGCTGGACGTGTTCCTGCTGCACTGCCTGCTCTCGGACAGCCCGCCCGATACGCCCGAGGAAATCAGCGCCCTCAAGCACAACCAGCATCTGACGGCCGAACGCGGGCGCGAACCCGGCCTGCGCCTGAGCCGCGGACAGGAACAGCCCATGCTGGTGGACTGGGCCGCGCAGGTGCTAGACGAGTGCGTGCCGATCGCCGATCGCCTGGACGCGCTGCTGGACACCGCCGAATACGGCCTGGCGCTGAATGAGGCGCGTGCGCTGCTGCAGCGTCCCGAAGCGACGCCCTCGGCGCGCGTGCTGGCCGAAATCACCGGTCTGCACGACAACGACTACATCGCCTTTGCTACCACGCGTTCGCTGACCGCGCGCCAGATGCTGCTCTCCAGCCCCTGGACGCGGGCGCAGGAGCAGCACTATTGCCAGCTGGCGAGCGATTCCTTCGTGCGCCAGCGCGCCATGGAAGAGGCCGACACGCTGAACTTCGAGGACTGGCTGGTGCGCTACATGGCCGAGGATCAGCTTGTCGTCTGA
- a CDS encoding SDR family NAD(P)-dependent oxidoreductase: MGLDFTGRVAIVTGAGGGLGREHALALAARGAKVLVNDLGAAVDGSGHSVSAAQQVVEQIRAAGGEAMVNGASVTDFAAVQAMVQQAADAWGRVDILVNNAGILRDKSFAKMSMEDFRLVVDVHLMGAAHCCKAVWPLMQAQQYGRILMTTSSTGLYGNFGQANYGAAKLAQVGLMQTLGIEGAKYGIRVNALAPTAATRMTEGLMTEGALQQLAPAAVVPAMLVLVHESAPTRTILCAGAGSFEAAHITLTQGIHLGTGAQVPEALAQRLQAVLAPEGQQVPDSGQAQAMHELGKAGAGVR, encoded by the coding sequence ATGGGTCTGGATTTCACGGGACGGGTGGCCATCGTAACGGGCGCCGGCGGCGGCCTGGGGCGCGAGCATGCGCTGGCGCTGGCGGCGCGCGGCGCCAAGGTGCTGGTCAACGATCTCGGGGCGGCGGTCGATGGCAGTGGCCATTCGGTGTCGGCGGCGCAGCAGGTGGTCGAGCAGATCCGCGCGGCCGGTGGCGAGGCCATGGTCAATGGCGCCTCGGTCACGGACTTCGCCGCGGTGCAGGCCATGGTGCAACAGGCCGCCGACGCCTGGGGCAGGGTGGACATATTGGTGAACAACGCCGGCATCCTGCGCGACAAGTCGTTTGCGAAGATGTCGATGGAAGACTTCCGCCTGGTTGTCGACGTGCATCTCATGGGCGCAGCGCACTGCTGCAAGGCGGTGTGGCCGCTGATGCAGGCGCAGCAGTACGGGCGCATCCTCATGACCACCTCGTCGACCGGGCTGTACGGCAACTTCGGGCAGGCCAACTACGGCGCGGCCAAGCTCGCGCAGGTCGGTCTGATGCAGACCCTGGGCATCGAAGGCGCGAAGTACGGCATCCGCGTCAACGCCCTGGCGCCGACGGCTGCCACGCGCATGACCGAGGGTCTGATGACCGAGGGCGCGCTGCAGCAGCTGGCGCCTGCCGCCGTCGTGCCCGCGATGCTGGTGCTGGTGCATGAGAGTGCGCCCACGCGCACCATTCTGTGTGCCGGCGCCGGCAGCTTCGAGGCCGCGCACATCACGCTCACCCAGGGCATCCACCTCGGCACCGGCGCGCAGGTGCCCGAGGCACTGGCCCAGCGCTTGCAGGCCGTGCTGGCGCCCGAGGGTCAGCAGGTGCCGGACAGCGGCCAGGCCCAGGCAATGCACGAACTGGGCAAGGCTGGCGCGGGCGTGCGCTGA
- a CDS encoding NUDIX hydrolase produces MTAPDKLAQPRPAATIVLLRDSPEGLQTLLLQRNAALANMAGMFVFPGGKLEHSDSDAHSFGLLDETLPALQARLGEPGTDAAMAAGLHVAALREALEECGLLLADAGSTGAQFDNLRARRLLAEGLGFAQVLTQLQLRMATRALVPWSRWITPATPVLRTRRFDARFFLARAPAGQEALHDAQETTASLWSTPQSALQHYRDGHIELAPPQIMSLAHLCRYASASQALAAARERLAPAIAPEIYQEGDTQVLCYPGDARHSVKERALPGPTRLYRQGRLFLPAAGFDALLR; encoded by the coding sequence ATGACGGCGCCCGACAAGCTGGCGCAGCCGCGCCCCGCCGCCACCATCGTGCTGCTGCGCGACAGCCCCGAGGGTCTGCAGACCCTGCTGCTGCAGCGCAATGCGGCGCTGGCCAACATGGCGGGCATGTTCGTCTTCCCTGGTGGCAAGCTGGAACACAGCGACTCGGACGCGCACAGCTTCGGCCTGCTTGACGAAACCCTGCCTGCGCTGCAAGCCCGCCTGGGCGAGCCCGGCACGGACGCCGCCATGGCCGCCGGACTGCACGTGGCGGCGCTGCGCGAAGCGCTGGAAGAATGCGGCCTGCTGCTGGCCGACGCCGGCAGCACGGGCGCACAGTTCGACAACCTGCGCGCGCGCCGCCTGCTGGCCGAAGGCCTGGGCTTCGCCCAGGTGCTGACGCAATTGCAGCTGCGCATGGCCACGCGCGCGCTGGTGCCCTGGTCGCGCTGGATCACCCCCGCCACGCCGGTGCTGCGCACCCGCCGCTTTGACGCACGCTTCTTTCTTGCCCGGGCACCGGCCGGCCAGGAGGCGCTGCACGACGCCCAGGAGACCACGGCCAGCCTGTGGAGCACGCCGCAGAGCGCGCTGCAGCACTACCGCGACGGGCACATCGAGCTGGCACCGCCGCAAATCATGAGCCTCGCTCATCTGTGCCGCTACGCCAGTGCAAGCCAGGCGCTGGCCGCCGCGCGCGAGCGCCTGGCGCCCGCCATCGCGCCGGAGATCTACCAGGAGGGCGACACCCAGGTGCTGTGCTACCCGGGCGACGCGCGCCATTCCGTCAAGGAGCGCGCCCTGCCCGGCCCCACGCGGCTGTACCGCCAGGGCCGGCTGTTTCTGCCGGCCGCAGGTTTCGACGCCTTGCTACGCTGA
- a CDS encoding aminotransferase class IV, with protein MNDTDRAADFSAGAAWVQGRYLPIAQATLPLTDWGFLRSDAAYDVVTVWDGAFFRLDAHLRRFRASCEAFRLQPGRSDEEIAQILMQCVRLSGLRNAYVEMIVTRGQPPWGSRDPRQAVNQFHAFAVPYVWIANEEQRQRGLRMQVSDVPRIPSASVDARAKNYHWHDLTRGLLQALDAGFDTAVLGDGAGHVVEGPGFNVFAVDAGGRIATPDQGVLEGITRQTVIDIADALGLALQQRPLPVQELRAAREVFVTSSAGGVLPVTELDGQPVGSGAPGPLTRRITETYWAWHKDPRYSRAVDYGGAP; from the coding sequence ATGAACGACACCGACCGCGCGGCGGATTTCTCCGCCGGCGCCGCCTGGGTGCAGGGCCGTTACCTGCCGATCGCCCAGGCCACGCTGCCACTGACCGACTGGGGTTTCCTGCGCTCGGACGCTGCCTACGACGTGGTGACCGTCTGGGACGGCGCCTTCTTCCGGCTCGATGCCCACCTGCGGCGCTTTCGCGCCAGCTGCGAGGCCTTTCGCCTGCAACCGGGGCGCAGCGACGAGGAAATCGCGCAGATCCTCATGCAGTGCGTGCGCCTGTCGGGCCTGCGCAATGCCTATGTCGAGATGATCGTCACGCGCGGCCAGCCGCCCTGGGGTTCGCGCGATCCGCGCCAGGCAGTCAACCAGTTCCATGCCTTTGCCGTGCCCTATGTCTGGATCGCCAACGAGGAACAGCGCCAGCGCGGCCTGCGCATGCAGGTGAGCGACGTGCCGCGCATACCCTCGGCCAGCGTGGACGCCAGGGCCAAGAACTACCACTGGCACGACCTCACGCGCGGCCTGCTGCAGGCGCTGGACGCGGGCTTCGACACCGCGGTGCTGGGCGACGGCGCGGGCCACGTGGTGGAAGGCCCTGGCTTCAACGTCTTCGCGGTCGATGCCGGCGGGCGGATCGCCACGCCCGACCAGGGCGTGCTCGAAGGCATCACGCGCCAGACGGTGATCGACATCGCGGATGCGCTGGGGCTGGCGCTGCAGCAGCGGCCGCTGCCGGTGCAGGAGCTGCGCGCGGCGCGCGAGGTGTTCGTCACCAGCTCCGCCGGCGGGGTGCTGCCCGTGACCGAGCTCGATGGCCAGCCCGTGGGCAGCGGTGCGCCCGGGCCGCTGACCCGACGCATCACCGAGACCTACTGGGCCTGGCACAAGGACCCGCGCTACAGCCGCGCGGTGGACTACGGCGGCGCGCCCTGA
- a CDS encoding 2Fe-2S iron-sulfur cluster-binding protein: MDLPKSYTAHVEGQAQDIPAPRTLTLLDALELAGIDWPSSCRDGSCGTCMGRLTSGRVRYEHEFIVLSDQDVADGYVLPCVAYPESDVDLEGSSF, encoded by the coding sequence ATGGACCTTCCCAAGTCTTACACCGCACACGTCGAAGGCCAGGCGCAGGACATCCCCGCGCCGCGCACGCTGACCCTGCTCGACGCGCTGGAGCTGGCGGGCATCGACTGGCCCTCGTCCTGCCGCGACGGCAGCTGCGGCACCTGCATGGGCCGGCTCACCAGCGGGCGGGTGCGCTACGAGCACGAGTTCATCGTCCTGTCCGACCAGGACGTGGCCGACGGCTACGTGCTGCCCTGCGTCGCCTACCCCGAAAGCGACGTGGACCTGGAAGGCTCCTCCTTCTGA
- the ribBA gene encoding bifunctional 3,4-dihydroxy-2-butanone-4-phosphate synthase/GTP cyclohydrolase II, with protein MQTTLTPVPISPVQDIVAELAAGRMVILVDEEDRENEGDLVLAADHVSAEAINFMARFGRGLICLTLRREACERLQLPPMVAHNGAKLGTAFTVSIEAAEGVSTGISAADRAHTVATAVAPGAKASDLVQPGHIFPLQAVDGGVLMRAGHTEAGCDLAAMAGCSPAAVICEVMKDDGTMARLPDLQLFAAEHGLKVGTIADLIGHRSLTESLVRQLSQRSLQTPWGEFTAHLFRDAPSHNVHLALVKGQWQPQESVAVRVHEPLSTLDLLEVGASMHSWSLHESLRYIEAQGRGVAVLLNCDESAERLLARFEGTARATHAPERGRMDLRTYGIGAQILRELGVARMQLMGQARRLPSMVGYGLEITGYIPKD; from the coding sequence ATGCAAACCACACTCACCCCCGTACCCATCTCTCCGGTTCAGGACATCGTGGCCGAGCTTGCGGCCGGCCGCATGGTCATCCTGGTCGATGAGGAAGACCGCGAAAACGAAGGCGACCTGGTGCTGGCGGCCGACCACGTCAGCGCCGAGGCGATCAACTTCATGGCCCGCTTCGGGCGCGGCCTGATCTGCCTGACGCTGCGCCGCGAAGCCTGCGAGCGCTTGCAGTTGCCGCCCATGGTGGCGCACAACGGCGCCAAGCTGGGCACCGCCTTCACCGTCTCCATCGAGGCGGCCGAGGGCGTGTCCACCGGCATCTCCGCCGCCGACCGCGCGCACACCGTGGCCACCGCGGTGGCCCCCGGCGCCAAGGCCAGCGACCTGGTGCAGCCCGGCCACATCTTCCCGCTGCAGGCGGTCGATGGCGGCGTGCTGATGCGCGCCGGCCATACCGAAGCCGGCTGCGACCTGGCGGCCATGGCCGGCTGCTCGCCCGCCGCGGTGATCTGCGAGGTGATGAAAGACGACGGCACCATGGCGCGCCTGCCCGACCTGCAGCTGTTTGCCGCCGAACACGGGCTGAAGGTGGGCACGATTGCCGACCTGATCGGCCACCGCAGCCTGACCGAATCGCTGGTGCGCCAGCTCAGCCAGCGCAGCCTGCAAACGCCCTGGGGCGAATTCACCGCCCACCTGTTTCGCGATGCGCCCAGCCACAACGTGCACCTGGCGCTGGTCAAGGGCCAGTGGCAGCCGCAGGAGAGCGTGGCCGTGCGCGTGCACGAGCCGCTGTCGACGCTCGACCTGCTCGAGGTCGGCGCGAGCATGCATTCCTGGAGCCTGCACGAGAGCCTGCGCTACATCGAGGCGCAGGGCCGCGGCGTGGCGGTACTGCTCAACTGCGACGAAAGCGCCGAGCGGCTGCTGGCGCGCTTCGAGGGCACGGCGCGCGCCACGCACGCGCCCGAGCGCGGGCGCATGGATCTGCGCACATACGGCATAGGCGCGCAGATCCTGCGCGAGCTGGGCGTGGCGCGCATGCAGCTCATGGGTCAGGCCAGGCGCCTGCCGAGCATGGTCGGCTATGGTCTGGAGATCACCGGCTACATCCCCAAGGACTGA
- the ribH gene encoding 6,7-dimethyl-8-ribityllumazine synthase, producing the protein MQNADKGSAVRLDGKGLHIGIVQARFNANITNAMASACLQALQDLGVRQEDITHVQVPGALEIPVALQAMAEQGDHDALIAIGCVIRGETYHFELVSNDSSAGVGRVALDYQLPIANAILTTENLEQAITRQGEKGRDAAYVAVEMANLLEALS; encoded by the coding sequence ATGCAAAACGCGGACAAGGGCAGCGCGGTGCGGCTCGACGGCAAGGGCCTGCACATCGGCATCGTGCAGGCGCGCTTCAACGCCAACATCACCAACGCCATGGCCAGCGCCTGCCTGCAAGCCCTGCAGGACCTGGGCGTGCGCCAGGAGGACATCACCCACGTGCAGGTGCCGGGCGCGCTGGAGATTCCCGTGGCCCTGCAGGCCATGGCCGAACAGGGCGACCACGACGCGCTGATCGCCATCGGCTGCGTGATCCGCGGCGAGACCTACCACTTCGAGCTGGTCTCCAACGACTCTAGCGCCGGCGTGGGCCGCGTTGCGCTCGACTACCAGTTGCCGATCGCCAATGCCATCCTGACCACCGAGAACCTCGAGCAGGCGATCACGCGCCAGGGCGAAAAGGGACGCGACGCGGCCTACGTGGCGGTGGAGATGGCCAATCTGCTGGAGGCACTTTCGTGA
- a CDS encoding pyridoxal phosphate-dependent aminotransferase, with product MQFAARTERIDPFYVMEMAKTAQTMAREAARGREPMIFLNVGEPDFTAPPAVAEAAERAIRDGRTQYTNSLGLDSLREAISAWYAQRFGVQVPARRIVVTAGASAALHLACLALINAGDEILMSDPGYPCNRHFVSAAEGVPVLIPTSAEERYQLSSAKVQAAWGAKTRGVLLASPSNPTGTSIAADELRAIHELVRARGGLTLIDEIYLGLSHDEAFGQTALALGDDIISINSFSKYFNMTGWRLGWMVVPEAMVPVVERLAQNLFICASAVAQHAALGCFEPGSIALYEQRRAEFKARRDYFIPALNQLGLKVPVMPDGAFYAWANCAEAARKLGVQGSWDFALELMRRTHLAATPGRDFGHAETAHFIRFSTANSMAQLHEAVARLRRELA from the coding sequence ATGCAATTTGCCGCCCGCACCGAGCGGATAGACCCGTTTTACGTGATGGAGATGGCCAAGACCGCCCAGACCATGGCGCGCGAGGCCGCCCGGGGGCGCGAGCCCATGATCTTCCTGAACGTGGGCGAGCCGGATTTCACCGCGCCACCCGCGGTGGCCGAGGCGGCCGAGCGCGCCATCCGCGACGGGCGCACCCAGTACACCAACTCGCTCGGGCTGGACAGCCTGCGCGAAGCCATCAGCGCTTGGTACGCGCAGCGCTTTGGCGTCCAGGTGCCGGCGCGGCGCATCGTCGTCACCGCCGGGGCGTCGGCCGCACTGCACCTGGCGTGCCTGGCGCTGATCAACGCGGGCGACGAAATTCTCATGTCCGACCCCGGCTACCCCTGCAACCGGCACTTCGTGAGCGCCGCCGAGGGCGTGCCGGTACTGATCCCGACCAGCGCCGAAGAGCGCTACCAGCTCAGCAGCGCCAAGGTGCAGGCCGCCTGGGGCGCGAAGACGCGCGGCGTGCTTCTAGCTTCGCCCTCCAACCCCACGGGGACCTCGATCGCAGCCGACGAGCTGCGCGCCATCCACGAGCTGGTGCGCGCGCGCGGCGGCCTCACGCTGATCGACGAGATCTACCTGGGCCTGTCCCACGACGAGGCCTTCGGCCAGACCGCGCTGGCGCTCGGCGACGACATCATCAGCATCAACAGCTTCAGCAAGTACTTCAACATGACCGGCTGGCGCCTGGGCTGGATGGTGGTACCCGAGGCCATGGTGCCAGTGGTCGAGCGACTGGCGCAAAACCTCTTCATCTGCGCCTCCGCCGTGGCCCAGCATGCGGCGCTCGGCTGCTTCGAGCCCGGGAGCATCGCGCTGTACGAGCAGCGCCGGGCCGAATTCAAGGCCAGGCGCGACTACTTCATCCCGGCCCTGAACCAACTCGGCCTGAAGGTACCCGTCATGCCGGACGGCGCCTTCTACGCCTGGGCCAACTGCGCTGAAGCCGCGCGGAAACTGGGTGTCCAGGGCAGCTGGGACTTCGCGCTTGAGCTGATGCGCCGCACCCACCTGGCGGCCACGCCGGGGCGCGATTTCGGGCATGCCGAGACGGCACACTTCATCCGCTTTTCCACCGCCAACAGCATGGCGCAGCTGCACGAAGCGGTGGCGCGCCTGCGCCGGGAGCTGGCCTGA
- the ybgC gene encoding tol-pal system-associated acyl-CoA thioesterase, which yields MAFSWPVRVYWEDTDAGGIVFYANYLKFFERARTEWLRALGHGQQQLKATLGAMFVVTDAQLRYLRPARLDDELLITTALAGHSRASITVQQQALLAPGTPGAPPTVLAQASIRIGWVDVQTLRPRRIPPTLLQQLHP from the coding sequence ATGGCCTTCAGCTGGCCCGTGCGGGTGTACTGGGAGGACACCGATGCCGGTGGCATCGTGTTCTACGCCAACTACCTGAAGTTCTTCGAGCGCGCGCGCACCGAATGGCTGCGCGCGCTGGGCCACGGCCAGCAGCAGCTCAAGGCCACGCTGGGCGCGATGTTCGTGGTCACCGACGCGCAGCTGCGCTACCTGCGCCCCGCGCGGCTGGACGATGAGCTGTTGATCACCACCGCGCTGGCCGGGCACAGCCGCGCCAGCATCACCGTGCAGCAGCAGGCATTGCTGGCGCCGGGCACCCCGGGTGCGCCGCCGACCGTGCTGGCGCAGGCCAGCATCCGCATAGGCTGGGTCGACGTGCAGACGCTGCGCCCCCGGCGCATTCCCCCGACACTACTCCAACAACTTCATCCATGA
- the tolQ gene encoding protein TolQ, with protein MNSPQDLNILALVLNASWVVQLVMLLLLVVSVASWAAIFRKIYGLKKINALNDDFERDFWSGARLNDLYAAAVKNAAGCGPMERIFASGMREFHKLRERHIQDAGTLLDGARRAMRASLQREMDVIESNLSFLGSVASVSPYVGLFGTVWGIMHAFTGFAGMEQVTLATVAPGIAEALVATALGLFAAIPAVIAYNRFARDIDRVAIQQETFIEEFSNILQRNLGGQPPATAPH; from the coding sequence ATGAATTCGCCGCAGGATTTGAACATTCTGGCCCTGGTACTCAATGCCAGCTGGGTGGTGCAGCTCGTCATGCTGCTGCTGCTCGTGGTCTCGGTGGCCAGCTGGGCCGCGATCTTTCGCAAGATCTACGGGCTCAAGAAGATCAACGCGCTCAATGACGACTTCGAGCGCGATTTCTGGTCGGGCGCGCGCCTGAACGACCTGTACGCCGCGGCGGTGAAGAACGCCGCCGGCTGCGGGCCGATGGAGCGCATCTTCGCCAGCGGCATGCGCGAATTCCACAAGCTGCGCGAGCGCCACATCCAGGATGCGGGCACCTTGCTGGACGGCGCGCGCCGCGCCATGCGCGCCAGCCTGCAGCGCGAGATGGACGTGATCGAATCCAACCTGTCCTTTCTCGGCTCGGTCGCCTCGGTCAGCCCCTACGTCGGCCTGTTCGGCACCGTCTGGGGCATCATGCATGCCTTCACCGGCTTTGCCGGCATGGAACAGGTGACGCTGGCCACCGTGGCCCCCGGCATCGCCGAGGCGCTGGTGGCCACCGCCCTGGGCCTGTTCGCAGCGATACCGGCCGTGATCGCCTACAACCGCTTCGCACGCGACATCGACCGCGTGGCCATCCAGCAGGAGACCTTCATCGAGGAGTTCTCCAACATCCTGCAGCGCAACCTCGGCGGCCAGCCGCCGGCGACCGCGCCGCACTGA